The Burkholderia cepacia genome includes a region encoding these proteins:
- a CDS encoding NAD(P) transhydrogenase subunit alpha, which translates to MEVVNHTVIDVIIFVLAVYVGYHVVWNVTPALHTPLMAVTNAISAIVIVGAMLAAALTVGTTGKVFGTLAVALAAVNVFGGFLVTRRMLEMFRKKAPRQPERGKGDAR; encoded by the coding sequence ATGGAAGTCGTCAATCACACGGTGATCGACGTGATCATCTTCGTGCTGGCGGTGTACGTCGGCTACCACGTGGTGTGGAACGTCACGCCGGCGCTGCATACGCCGCTGATGGCCGTGACCAACGCGATCTCGGCGATCGTGATCGTCGGCGCGATGCTCGCGGCGGCGCTCACCGTCGGCACGACCGGCAAGGTGTTCGGCACGCTCGCGGTCGCGCTCGCGGCGGTCAACGTGTTCGGCGGCTTCCTCGTGACGAGGCGCATGCTCGAGATGTTCCGCAAGAAGGCGCCCCGGCAGCCCGAACGCGGCAAGGGGGACGCGCGATGA
- a CDS encoding helix-turn-helix transcriptional regulator produces the protein MTRRADRLFQIAELLRGRRLTTAQQLADWLSVSPRTVYRDVRDLQLSGVPIEGEAGIGYRLNRNASLPPLTFTAEELAALATGARMLETWGGARFASGARSALAKIASAMPADKRTALDRLPVFAPSFHIDETFCAKVDAIHQAIDTRHVVSFDYRDRLGAHSQRRVWPLGLVYWGGRWTIGAWCELRGDFRTFDIARMGDIVVHEQFPDMEGRRIADYMRIAEAPMK, from the coding sequence ATGACGCGCCGTGCCGACCGCCTGTTCCAGATCGCCGAGCTGCTGCGCGGGCGTCGCCTCACGACCGCGCAGCAGCTGGCCGACTGGCTGTCGGTGTCGCCGCGCACGGTCTATCGCGACGTGCGCGACCTGCAACTGTCAGGGGTGCCGATCGAAGGCGAAGCCGGCATCGGCTACCGGCTGAACCGCAACGCGAGCCTGCCGCCGCTCACGTTCACGGCCGAGGAGCTCGCGGCGCTCGCCACCGGCGCACGCATGCTCGAAACCTGGGGCGGCGCACGCTTTGCAAGCGGCGCGCGCTCGGCGCTCGCGAAGATCGCGTCGGCGATGCCGGCCGACAAGCGCACGGCGCTCGACCGCCTGCCCGTGTTCGCGCCGTCGTTCCACATCGACGAGACGTTTTGCGCGAAGGTCGATGCGATCCACCAGGCCATCGACACGCGCCACGTCGTCAGCTTCGACTACCGCGACCGGCTCGGCGCGCATTCGCAACGCCGCGTGTGGCCGCTCGGGCTCGTCTACTGGGGCGGACGCTGGACGATCGGCGCGTGGTGCGAGCTGCGCGGCGATTTCCGCACCTTCGACATCGCGCGGATGGGCGACATCGTCGTGCACGAGCAGTTTCCGGACATGGAAGGACGGCGGATCGCCGACTACATGCGGATCGCGGAAGCGCCGATGAAGTGA
- a CDS encoding NAD(P)(+) transhydrogenase (Re/Si-specific) subunit beta, producing the protein MSMNVVTLLYLVASVCFIQALKGLSNPKSARRGNLFGMAGMAVAILTTIALIARQAAWLGANLPLGLALVLGALIVGGGVGAFVAARVEMTKMPELVAAMHSLIGLAAVCIAYAVVSEPEAFGLVPQEAVAPDFIPYGNRVELFVGTFVGAITFSGSVIAFGKLSGKYTFRLFQGAPVVYAGQHLLNLMLALGMLGFGILFFITQSWLPFVIVTAIAFALGVLIIIPIGGADMPVVVSMLNSYSGWAAAGIGFSLNNAMLIIAGSLVGSSGAILSYIMCHAMNRSFFNVLLGGFGGDAAGGAAAGAKEQRPVRSGSADDAAFMLGNAETVVIVPGYGLAVARAQHALKELTDKLVEKGIDVKYAIHPVAGRMPGHMNVLLAEAEVPYEIVFEMDDINGEFGQVDVVLVLGANDVVNPAAKNDPASPIAGMPIIEAYKARTVIVNKRSMAAGYAGLDNDLFYMDKTMMVFGDAKKVIEDMVKAVD; encoded by the coding sequence ATGAGCATGAACGTCGTCACGCTGCTGTACCTCGTTGCATCGGTGTGTTTCATCCAGGCGCTGAAGGGCCTGTCGAACCCGAAGAGCGCGCGGCGCGGCAACCTGTTCGGGATGGCCGGGATGGCCGTCGCGATCCTCACGACGATCGCGCTGATCGCCAGGCAGGCGGCCTGGCTCGGCGCGAACCTGCCGCTCGGCCTCGCGCTGGTGCTCGGCGCGCTGATCGTCGGCGGCGGCGTGGGGGCGTTCGTCGCCGCGCGCGTCGAGATGACGAAGATGCCGGAACTCGTCGCGGCGATGCACTCGCTGATCGGTCTCGCGGCCGTGTGCATCGCGTACGCGGTGGTGTCGGAGCCGGAAGCGTTCGGGCTCGTGCCGCAGGAGGCCGTCGCGCCGGACTTCATTCCGTACGGCAATCGCGTCGAGCTGTTCGTCGGCACGTTCGTCGGCGCGATCACGTTCTCCGGTTCGGTGATCGCGTTCGGCAAGCTGTCGGGCAAGTACACGTTCCGGCTGTTCCAGGGCGCGCCGGTCGTGTATGCGGGCCAGCACCTGCTCAACCTGATGCTCGCGCTCGGGATGCTCGGCTTCGGCATCCTGTTCTTCATCACGCAGTCGTGGCTGCCGTTCGTCATCGTGACGGCGATCGCGTTCGCGCTCGGCGTGCTGATCATCATCCCGATCGGCGGCGCGGACATGCCGGTGGTCGTGTCGATGCTGAACTCGTACTCCGGATGGGCGGCGGCCGGCATCGGCTTCTCGCTGAACAACGCGATGCTGATCATCGCGGGGTCGCTGGTCGGCTCGTCGGGCGCGATCCTCTCGTACATCATGTGCCACGCGATGAACCGCTCGTTCTTCAACGTGCTCCTCGGCGGTTTCGGCGGCGACGCGGCGGGCGGCGCCGCCGCGGGCGCGAAGGAGCAGCGGCCGGTGAGGTCGGGTTCGGCCGACGATGCGGCGTTCATGCTCGGCAACGCGGAAACGGTCGTGATCGTGCCGGGCTACGGGTTGGCCGTCGCCCGTGCGCAGCATGCGCTGAAGGAACTGACCGACAAGCTGGTCGAGAAGGGCATCGACGTGAAGTACGCGATCCATCCGGTCGCGGGGCGGATGCCGGGCCACATGAACGTGCTGCTCGCGGAAGCGGAAGTGCCGTACGAGATCGTGTTCGAGATGGACGACATCAACGGCGAATTCGGCCAGGTCGACGTCGTGCTCGTGCTCGGTGCGAACGACGTCGTGAACCCGGCCGCGAAGAACGACCCGGCATCGCCGATCGCGGGGATGCCGATCATCGAGGCGTACAAGGCGCGCACGGTGATCGTCAACAAGCGTTCGATGGCGGCCGGCTACGCGGGCCTCGACAACGACCTGTTCTACATGGACAAGACGATGATGGTGTTCGGCGATGCGAAGAAGGTGATCGAGGACATGGTGAAGGCGGTCGATTGA
- a CDS encoding NUDIX hydrolase codes for MKPEIWTPHVTVAALVEHAGRFLVIEEETSSGLRINQPAGHLEAGETLADAVIRETLEETAHPFTPDALVGVYLAHYDRPGTAGATYLRFTFCGTAGEPIAGHALDDGIVRTLWMTADELRACSARHRSPAVMRCVDDYLAGRRIPLDFVHTHSVAPRPEAFERQAVNK; via the coding sequence ATGAAACCCGAAATCTGGACCCCGCATGTGACGGTCGCGGCGCTCGTCGAGCACGCCGGCCGCTTTCTCGTGATCGAGGAAGAAACCTCGTCGGGCCTGCGCATCAACCAGCCGGCAGGCCATCTCGAAGCCGGCGAAACGCTGGCCGACGCCGTGATCCGAGAGACGCTCGAGGAAACCGCGCACCCGTTCACGCCCGACGCGCTCGTCGGCGTCTATCTCGCGCACTACGACCGTCCCGGCACGGCCGGCGCGACCTACCTGCGCTTCACGTTCTGCGGCACGGCCGGCGAGCCGATCGCGGGCCACGCGCTCGACGACGGCATCGTCCGCACGCTGTGGATGACCGCCGACGAACTGCGCGCGTGCAGCGCGCGCCATCGCTCGCCCGCGGTGATGCGCTGCGTCGACGATTACCTCGCCGGGCGACGCATTCCGCTCGATTTCGTGCATACGCATTCGGTCGCGCCGCGCCCCGAAGCATTCGAACGTCAGGCGGTCAACAAATGA
- a CDS encoding ArsR/SmtB family transcription factor → MDLVFKALADATRRQLLDLLHAKSGQTLSELCDGLAMSRQAASKHLALLEAANLVATTWRGREKLHYLNPVPIHDIAERWIGKFERQRLQALADLKRGLEAARDPGDDDE, encoded by the coding sequence ATGGACCTCGTTTTCAAGGCGCTGGCCGATGCCACGCGCCGCCAGTTGCTCGACCTGCTGCATGCGAAAAGCGGGCAGACGCTGTCCGAGCTGTGCGACGGGCTCGCGATGAGCCGGCAGGCCGCGAGCAAGCATCTCGCGCTGCTCGAGGCCGCGAATCTCGTCGCGACGACGTGGCGCGGCAGGGAGAAGCTGCATTACCTGAATCCGGTGCCGATCCACGACATCGCGGAACGCTGGATCGGCAAGTTCGAGCGTCAGCGCCTGCAGGCGCTGGCGGATCTCAAGCGCGGGCTGGAAGCGGCCCGCGATCCTGGAGACGACGATGAGTAA
- a CDS encoding glutathione S-transferase family protein, producing MKLIGSLSSPYVRKARIVLAEKKIDYKLELENVWAPETDIHASNPLGKVPCLVMEDGAAVFDSRVICEYVDTLSPVGKLIPPSGRERVEVRCWEALGDGVLDASVAIRIENVQRDAHQRSASWIARQQRKIDDALVAMSQGLGGKTWCVGNHYTLADIALGCALGYLDFRMPELNWRDRHPNLDKHFVKLLQRQSFIDTVPQG from the coding sequence ATGAAATTAATCGGTTCGCTCAGCAGCCCGTACGTCCGCAAGGCGCGGATCGTGCTGGCTGAAAAGAAGATCGACTACAAGCTGGAGCTCGAGAACGTGTGGGCGCCGGAGACGGATATTCATGCTTCGAATCCGCTCGGCAAGGTCCCGTGCCTCGTGATGGAGGATGGTGCCGCGGTGTTCGATTCCCGCGTGATCTGCGAATACGTCGACACGCTGTCGCCGGTCGGCAAGCTGATTCCGCCGTCCGGGCGCGAACGTGTCGAAGTGCGCTGCTGGGAAGCGCTGGGCGACGGCGTGCTCGACGCGTCGGTCGCGATCCGCATCGAAAACGTGCAGCGCGATGCGCATCAGCGCAGCGCGAGCTGGATCGCACGCCAGCAGCGCAAGATCGACGACGCGCTCGTCGCGATGTCGCAAGGGCTCGGCGGCAAGACGTGGTGCGTCGGTAATCATTACACGCTTGCCGACATCGCACTCGGCTGCGCGCTCGGTTATCTCGACTTCCGGATGCCCGAGCTCAACTGGCGCGACCGCCACCCGAACCTCGACAAGCACTTCGTGAAGCTGCTGCAGCGCCAGTCGTTCATCGATACGGTGCCGCAGGGCTGA
- a CDS encoding DUF805 domain-containing protein, whose protein sequence is MRSAALHRILGAWLRGYRDALTFHGRETRRDFLSFVVLHYALGYALAHWIMDAFDRHDVPLFALSLLTLVATLSYNVRRLHDSNRSGLLCVGYFLFVAPVVIVVSLALAPVDPGNRYGPDPRTRQGSCQSETEKKR, encoded by the coding sequence ATGCGTAGCGCGGCGCTGCACCGCATCCTCGGCGCCTGGCTGCGCGGCTATCGCGACGCGCTGACATTTCACGGACGGGAAACGCGCCGGGATTTCCTGTCGTTCGTCGTGCTCCACTACGCGCTCGGCTATGCGCTCGCGCATTGGATCATGGACGCATTCGATCGTCATGACGTCCCGCTGTTCGCGCTGAGCCTGCTCACGCTGGTCGCGACGTTGTCCTACAACGTGCGCAGACTGCATGACAGCAATCGCTCGGGCCTGCTGTGCGTCGGCTACTTCCTCTTCGTCGCACCGGTCGTGATCGTCGTATCGCTGGCACTCGCCCCGGTCGACCCCGGCAACCGTTACGGTCCCGATCCACGCACGCGACAGGGCTCATGCCAATCCGAGACGGAAAAAAAACGGTGA
- a CDS encoding VOC family protein, with protein MTSATATATQERAIAWFDIPSLDFDRAIRFYETVLQTTLQREVVGGVPMATFDRDASSTGGSIVFDPQQIKPSANGVLVYLNAGESVVAALERAKRAGGVVQGSVVELPNNYGYVGYLIDTEGNRVGLHAPKCH; from the coding sequence ATGACGTCCGCAACTGCCACTGCCACCCAGGAGCGCGCGATCGCGTGGTTCGACATTCCGTCCCTCGATTTCGACCGGGCGATCCGCTTCTACGAAACCGTGCTGCAAACGACGCTGCAGCGCGAAGTCGTCGGCGGCGTGCCGATGGCCACGTTCGACCGCGACGCATCGAGCACGGGCGGCAGCATCGTGTTCGATCCGCAGCAGATCAAGCCGAGCGCCAACGGCGTGCTCGTCTACCTGAACGCCGGCGAATCGGTCGTCGCGGCGCTCGAACGCGCGAAGCGCGCGGGCGGCGTCGTGCAGGGCTCCGTCGTCGAGCTGCCGAACAACTACGGCTACGTCGGCTACCTGATCGACACCGAAGGCAACCGCGTCGGCCTGCACGCGCCGAAATGCCACTGA
- a CDS encoding Re/Si-specific NAD(P)(+) transhydrogenase subunit alpha yields the protein MHIGVPAETRANEARVAATPETVKKYAAAGHRVSVAKGAGVAASYPDEAYAAAGAELTGQSAAFDVDIVLKVQAPTDAELPSLKRGAVLAGMLDPFNGEQAAKLAAAGVTGFALEAAPRTTRAQGLDVLSSQANIAGYKAVLVAAALYPRFFPMLMTAAGTVKAARVLILGAGVAGLQAIATAKRLGAVIEASDVRPAVKEQIESLGAKFLDVPFETDEERDAAQGVGGYARPMPPSWLGRQAALVHERAKQADIVITTALIPGRPAPTLISVETVQSMKPGSVLVDLAAGRGPEFDGRKSGNCPLTVADQVIAHHGVTIAGYTNLASMVASDASALYARNLLDFLKLIVTKEGTLNIDLADDIVAATLLCRDGEVTRT from the coding sequence ATGCATATTGGCGTGCCTGCCGAAACGCGGGCGAACGAGGCGCGGGTGGCCGCGACGCCGGAAACCGTGAAGAAATACGCGGCGGCCGGCCACCGCGTGAGCGTGGCGAAGGGCGCGGGCGTCGCGGCCAGTTATCCCGACGAAGCCTATGCGGCCGCCGGTGCCGAACTGACCGGCCAGTCGGCCGCGTTCGACGTCGACATCGTGCTGAAGGTCCAGGCGCCCACCGACGCCGAGCTGCCGTCGCTCAAGCGCGGCGCCGTGCTGGCCGGCATGCTCGATCCGTTCAACGGCGAGCAGGCGGCGAAGCTCGCCGCGGCCGGCGTGACGGGCTTCGCGCTCGAAGCCGCGCCGCGCACGACGCGCGCGCAGGGGCTCGACGTGCTGTCGTCGCAGGCGAACATCGCGGGCTACAAGGCCGTGCTGGTTGCCGCGGCGCTGTATCCGCGCTTCTTTCCGATGCTGATGACGGCCGCGGGCACCGTGAAGGCCGCGCGCGTGCTGATCCTCGGCGCGGGCGTCGCGGGCCTGCAGGCGATCGCGACCGCGAAGCGCCTCGGCGCGGTGATCGAGGCGTCCGACGTACGGCCGGCCGTGAAGGAGCAGATCGAGTCGCTCGGCGCGAAATTCCTCGACGTCCCGTTCGAAACCGACGAGGAGCGCGACGCTGCGCAGGGCGTGGGCGGTTATGCGCGCCCGATGCCGCCGTCGTGGCTCGGCCGCCAGGCCGCGCTCGTGCACGAGCGCGCGAAGCAGGCCGACATCGTGATCACCACCGCGCTGATTCCCGGGCGCCCGGCGCCGACCTTGATCTCGGTCGAAACCGTGCAGTCGATGAAGCCGGGCTCGGTGCTCGTCGATCTCGCGGCCGGCCGCGGCCCCGAATTCGACGGCCGCAAGAGCGGCAACTGCCCGCTGACGGTCGCCGACCAGGTGATCGCGCACCACGGCGTGACGATCGCCGGCTATACGAATCTCGCGTCGATGGTCGCCTCGGACGCGTCGGCGCTGTATGCGCGCAACCTGCTCGACTTCCTGAAGCTGATCGTCACGAAGGAGGGCACGCTGAACATCGACCTGGCCGACGACATCGTCGCCGCGACGCTCCTGTGCCGCGACGGCGAAGTCACGCGCACATGA
- a CDS encoding SRPBCC family protein, with protein MSNPAFVYVTFIASTPERVFDALTNAELTKDYWVRHRNASPDWRPGSRWEHQDYDDPSRVDIVGEVVENDPPHRLVVTWRTPSGESGESRVTYVVEPHEGVVKLTVTHDGLVPGSEMDRGIRGGWPVVLSSLKTLLETGQALPFTTGRWEKSKH; from the coding sequence ATGAGTAATCCCGCCTTTGTGTACGTGACGTTCATTGCGTCGACGCCCGAGCGCGTGTTCGACGCGCTGACCAACGCCGAGCTGACGAAGGACTACTGGGTGCGGCATCGCAACGCGTCGCCCGACTGGCGGCCGGGCTCGCGCTGGGAACATCAGGACTACGACGATCCGTCGCGGGTCGACATCGTCGGCGAAGTGGTCGAGAACGATCCGCCGCACCGGCTGGTCGTCACGTGGCGCACGCCGTCGGGGGAAAGCGGGGAGTCGCGCGTGACCTACGTCGTCGAGCCGCACGAGGGCGTCGTGAAGCTGACCGTCACGCACGACGGCCTGGTGCCGGGCTCGGAGATGGATCGCGGGATTCGCGGCGGGTGGCCGGTCGTGCTGTCGAGCCTCAAGACGCTGCTCGAGACGGGGCAGGCGCTGCCGTTCACGACGGGGCGCTGGGAGAAGTCGAAGCACTGA
- a CDS encoding FMN-binding glutamate synthase family protein yields MFSRRYLAMWCAVLLFVAVAALAARHAIAWLWILIPAALVALGLYDLKQDRHAILRNYPLWGHFRFLFEFIRPEIRQYFVEDDTDEKPFSRAQRSLVYQRAKNVADNRPYGTELNVKAVAHEWISHSLAPTKLPNHDFRVRVGANRAQPYDISIFNISAMSFGSLSANAIRSLNLGAKKGGFAHDTGEGSLSKYHRENGGDIIWEIASGYFGCRNDDGTFNLDKFAKQAADPQVKMIEVKLSQGAKPGHGGVLPAAKITPEIAETRGVPMGKDCISPATHSEFSTPRGLLEFVERLRTLSGGKPTGFKLCVGHPWEFFGIAKAMLETGIVPDFIVVDGAEGGTGAAPLEFTDHVGVPLQEGLLLVHNTLVGIGVRDRVKIGASGKIITAFDVARTLAIGADWVNSARGFMFAVGCIQAQTCHTGRCPTGVATQDPVRQRALVVPDKADRVYNFHRNTLHALQELVQAAGLAHPSELRAHHIVQRIAPHEVRLMSQLLKYLKPGALLDGNTCGFTLYDKWWPISRSDSFTLGDAVYASIE; encoded by the coding sequence ATGTTTTCCCGACGCTATCTCGCGATGTGGTGCGCGGTCCTGCTGTTCGTGGCCGTCGCGGCGCTCGCCGCGCGGCACGCGATCGCGTGGCTGTGGATCCTGATTCCCGCCGCCCTCGTCGCGCTCGGCCTGTACGACCTGAAGCAGGACCGCCACGCGATCCTGCGCAACTACCCGCTCTGGGGCCACTTCCGCTTCCTGTTCGAATTCATCCGACCTGAAATCCGCCAGTATTTCGTCGAGGACGACACCGACGAGAAACCGTTCTCGCGCGCGCAGCGCAGCCTCGTCTACCAGCGCGCGAAGAACGTCGCCGACAACCGCCCGTACGGCACCGAGCTGAACGTGAAGGCCGTCGCGCACGAATGGATCAGCCACTCGCTCGCGCCGACGAAGCTGCCGAACCACGATTTCCGCGTCCGCGTCGGCGCGAATCGCGCGCAACCGTACGACATTTCGATCTTCAACATCTCGGCGATGAGCTTCGGCTCGCTGTCCGCGAACGCGATCCGCTCGCTGAACCTCGGCGCGAAGAAAGGCGGTTTCGCGCACGACACGGGCGAAGGCTCGCTGTCGAAGTACCACCGCGAGAACGGCGGCGACATCATCTGGGAAATCGCGTCCGGCTACTTCGGCTGCCGCAACGACGACGGCACCTTCAACCTCGACAAGTTCGCGAAGCAGGCCGCCGATCCGCAGGTCAAGATGATCGAGGTCAAGCTGTCGCAGGGCGCGAAGCCCGGCCACGGCGGCGTGCTGCCGGCCGCGAAGATCACGCCGGAAATCGCCGAGACGCGCGGCGTGCCGATGGGCAAGGACTGCATCTCGCCCGCGACGCACTCGGAATTCTCGACCCCGCGCGGGCTGCTCGAATTCGTCGAACGGCTGCGCACGCTGTCGGGCGGCAAGCCGACCGGCTTCAAGCTGTGCGTCGGCCATCCGTGGGAATTCTTCGGGATCGCGAAGGCGATGCTCGAGACCGGCATCGTGCCGGACTTCATCGTCGTCGACGGCGCGGAAGGCGGCACGGGCGCGGCGCCGCTCGAGTTCACCGACCACGTCGGCGTGCCGCTGCAGGAAGGGTTGCTGCTGGTGCACAACACGCTCGTCGGGATCGGCGTGCGCGACCGCGTGAAGATCGGCGCGAGCGGCAAGATCATCACCGCGTTCGACGTCGCCCGCACGCTCGCGATCGGCGCGGACTGGGTGAACTCGGCGCGCGGCTTCATGTTCGCGGTCGGCTGCATCCAGGCGCAGACCTGCCACACGGGCCGCTGCCCGACCGGCGTCGCGACGCAGGACCCGGTGCGCCAGCGCGCGCTCGTCGTGCCCGACAAGGCCGACCGCGTGTACAACTTCCACCGCAACACGCTGCACGCGCTGCAGGAGCTCGTGCAGGCGGCCGGCCTCGCGCATCCGTCGGAGCTGCGCGCGCATCACATCGTGCAGCGCATCGCGCCGCACGAGGTCCGGCTGATGTCGCAGCTGCTGAAGTACCTGAAGCCCGGCGCGCTGCTCGACGGCAACACCTGCGGCTTTACGCTGTACGACAAATGGTGGCCGATTTCGCGCAGCGATTCGTTCACGCTGGGCGATGCCGTGTACGCGTCGATCGAGTGA
- the mnmA gene encoding tRNA 2-thiouridine(34) synthase MnmA, translated as MSKRRVVVGMSGGVDSSVTAWLLKEQGYDVVGLFMKNWEDDDDGEYCSTRQDWIDVVSVADLIGIDVEAVNFAAEYKDRVFAEFLREYSAGRTPNPDVLCNAEIKFKAFLDHAMSLDAEMIATGHYARVRERDGRFELLKAFDHTKDQSYFLHRLNQAQLSKTMFPLGEIPKTKVREIAAQIGLPNAKKKDSTGICFIGERPFRDFLNRYLPTKPGPMKTPDGKVVGEHIGLAFYTFGQRKGIGLGGSKSGSGEPWFVAAKDIASNTLYVVQGHDHPWLLSRELVAGNVSWVAGAPPAEGFACGAKTRYRQADAACSFARAGGERFSLTFDDAQWAVTPGQSAVLYDGEICLGGGIIEFAATGQPGQPGHGAPAEAGALALAETR; from the coding sequence ATGAGCAAGCGCCGTGTAGTGGTGGGCATGTCGGGCGGCGTCGATTCGTCGGTGACCGCGTGGCTGCTGAAGGAACAGGGTTACGACGTGGTCGGCCTGTTCATGAAGAACTGGGAAGACGACGACGACGGCGAATACTGCTCGACGCGCCAGGACTGGATCGACGTCGTGTCGGTGGCCGACCTGATCGGCATCGACGTGGAAGCGGTCAACTTCGCGGCCGAATACAAGGATCGCGTGTTCGCCGAGTTCCTGCGCGAATACTCGGCCGGCCGCACGCCGAACCCCGACGTGCTGTGCAACGCCGAAATCAAGTTCAAGGCGTTCCTCGACCACGCGATGTCGCTCGACGCGGAAATGATCGCGACGGGCCACTATGCGCGCGTGCGCGAACGCGACGGGCGTTTCGAGCTGCTGAAGGCCTTCGATCATACGAAAGACCAGTCGTACTTCCTGCACCGGCTGAACCAGGCGCAACTGTCGAAGACGATGTTCCCGCTCGGCGAGATCCCGAAGACGAAGGTGCGCGAGATCGCCGCGCAGATCGGGCTGCCGAACGCGAAGAAGAAGGATTCGACCGGCATCTGCTTCATCGGCGAACGGCCGTTCCGCGATTTCCTGAACCGCTATCTGCCGACGAAACCCGGCCCGATGAAGACGCCGGACGGCAAGGTCGTCGGCGAGCACATCGGCCTCGCGTTCTATACGTTCGGCCAGCGCAAGGGCATCGGCCTCGGCGGCAGCAAGAGCGGCAGCGGCGAACCGTGGTTCGTCGCCGCGAAGGACATCGCGTCGAACACGCTGTACGTCGTGCAGGGCCACGATCATCCGTGGCTGCTGTCGCGCGAGCTGGTTGCCGGCAACGTGAGCTGGGTCGCCGGCGCGCCGCCGGCCGAGGGCTTCGCGTGCGGCGCGAAGACGCGCTACCGGCAGGCCGACGCGGCCTGCTCGTTCGCACGGGCCGGCGGCGAGCGCTTCTCGCTGACGTTCGACGACGCGCAGTGGGCCGTCACGCCCGGCCAGTCGGCCGTACTGTACGACGGCGAGATCTGTCTCGGCGGCGGCATCATCGAATTCGCGGCGACCGGCCAGCCGGGCCAGCCCGGCCATGGGGCGCCCGCGGAGGCCGGCGCGCTGGCGCTCGCCGAAACACGCTGA
- a CDS encoding T6SS amidase immunity protein Tai4 family protein, with the protein MGITLKSLLPALFMALANGTATAASQATVAGPDARNPVERYSQKTLLKNWALSVCLAQVAHDARDRGDANAAASAYLEFGHQPIEAYDALRTLAQRYVNRKYSGSIPASFNTMKCIDLFLSQELDTLADRLAKAR; encoded by the coding sequence ATGGGTATTACGCTGAAAAGCCTGCTGCCAGCCCTCTTCATGGCCCTCGCGAACGGCACGGCCACGGCGGCATCGCAAGCCACGGTCGCGGGCCCCGATGCTCGCAACCCTGTCGAACGTTATTCGCAAAAGACGTTGCTGAAGAACTGGGCACTCAGCGTCTGTCTCGCGCAAGTCGCGCATGACGCCCGCGACCGTGGTGACGCCAATGCCGCCGCAAGCGCGTATCTGGAGTTCGGCCATCAGCCAATCGAGGCCTACGACGCGCTCCGTACGCTCGCGCAACGGTACGTAAACCGGAAATACAGCGGCTCGATTCCGGCGTCGTTCAATACGATGAAGTGCATCGACCTCTTCCTCAGCCAGGAACTCGACACGCTTGCCGATCGGCTGGCAAAAGCGCGCTAG